Proteins encoded together in one Passer domesticus isolate bPasDom1 chromosome 6, bPasDom1.hap1, whole genome shotgun sequence window:
- the KNL1 gene encoding kinetochore scaffold 1 isoform X2: MAEVINAAFVVAKAYPSAMDKIYTDPNVEMDNTEHIRRKRLSSILKAPRNPLDDLGNGNEMTEDIHTERRRRSSRRVSFASTINCRVFQRDLKNSTSETENTECSANEKDDTLTNQNEDPEAVPCEITGMNTLLHAPIQALGQQTEWHDVDHAAPRTDRQDTTLLFSEENEMEMTASHTAMISRNLSTHQPDRTKKIDFTSFLAKLNSSQGKAEASKELSLLSDSTNHPGPSLEQKEEATAVKKIDFNEFLQRVKSNNPAERPDKDSVDCVPSQGSGDVTQLSGEFGCSHEPPDTCNVTRVFRGREGGMEMTKCEAADVKIPFPGVSEVPAEQWECGDVTEAFADQGMDVTTSHTAKVSFALSAAVGNQSLSFQKDFPPEESDNSVFRRASNHSLNVQQDTCNVTRVFRGREGGMEMTKCEAADVKIPFPGVSEVPAEQWECGDVTKAFADEGMDVTTSHTAKVSFALSTAGSQSLNFQKDFPPKESDNSVFRRASNHSLNVQQDTCNMTRVFRGREGGMEMTKCEAADVKIPFPGVIEVPAEQWECGDVTEAFADQGMDVTTSHTAKVSFALSAVENQSLNFQKNFPPEESDNSVFRRASKHSLNVQQDTCNVTRVFRGQEGGMEMTKCEAAEVKIPFPGVSEVPAEQWECGDVTKAFADEGMDVTTSHTAKVSFALSAVGNQSLSFQKDFPPKESDNSVFRRASKHSLNVQQDTCNVTRVFRGQEGGMEMTKCEAADVKIPFPGVSEVPAEQWECGDVTKAFADEGMDVTTSHTAKVSFALSAVGNQSLNFQKDFPPKESDNSVFRRASNHSLNVQQDTCNVTRVFRGQEGGMEMTKCEAAGVKIPFPGVSEVPAEQWECGDVTKAFADEGMDVTTSHTAKVSFALSTVENQSLNFQKNFPPEESDNSVFRRASNHSLNVQQDPQLCADRRRAGAEGRGAPPVRRAGKQKAGALSAISVSSETIFRGDKSVVFSKCDDMEMTGNYTDIIYEASSTEQSSSCHKTCEKPVSTNPLLAGSRSLACGDIPKGLAPGGNPAAGTYKNSALELPSAPGGHMENVSQACGPAAASSGFGSHFVASGVLKSRFDPSAKPQLVFAGEKTVIFTGEDMDLAKSCVKDGGENVDHENPTALFTSATCKPHFLGNRSTPPNVTEQEEMEITRCHTVFFDGQSSGITAESKQMPCKIIPRKNQNKNVTEGDISAYSVEMDKENVEVKSIDRNIKKSQAMERNAQDLQMIMVDKKLGKTNFQASALSSCAKSMCLLQEQNRGVPESVVTNPSASLSLQSQKVVSQPLEENSPSLSGFCTNDTTGMFLGDQSMDITKAHPAAFEIAPINTEQESSNSNQNPALSKQLQNQPFPFSSRHGVEIVSQTAAMECGDLKMSTSKQIVTALAPSGSFTFSNNPAPSGMRGNEQSGTVIGRNADGQNSERQEKLQPVRAVSKEFPTQGDSDRHFSMGKTGSSREDLKTPPSARGLLQRGAEEPVWARTSEAPKESSQLSFFGEKSVVFPHGENMDTIGRCLVMVPDYSISVVLSQNKAAPGCFGQGGNETMSLEKGATTTAPAERGGQEAACGRTITFAPAEDMEITTTHTAWHRQPAPAIPADKTIVFAHDQEDMDITASHTVAVSRNVCGFEAQQVPHTNTQQPPQHTHSGLVPCRGEMDSSQNATEPEDKPSIPFSASSDSAFPSEKGATQVPSGTTPHSIYSVSLQESTVDAGAPRDHGLPTDNSEQDLTPPEKLQSKGVTSEFPSKGPVDHREESGSLGSCVAFPVQGSDPWKGHPDAPGTQRNQLVEEDSSQPGDSDLALAGANLIPAADKESKKNEELSAEGEAPPKDFQINSEQSRQPLVSDSSGDQMQTTLPPAASGIIGVCSKLMGLTRKSVSVSKTASSDQLPSSSAQPEDTLSLGKNTVSEANNSFEPKKQENTGLESGADHTGMAPKDKYPGINIPLGIFQPKLPNKRNRVSSAQDINTKSDKAEAPIPANTSETPGNKSSRQNFSPFQFIAEEFLPVCLEEMDSNESVSSELMENIWDDKNKKQMPHSEKDPFEETKTCSRKRALGQTEEDPQSPKVAKRDQHGDAGASQDLEDQAEVGEAGEPPNLSAKSPGCPQASTSSSLDSVKADIESTIQRSSQVESQLLTDSICEENLWEKFQSGAITVGEFFTLLQVHVVIQKPRHSQLPASCAVSAPPTAEDLIYSQYIHRPKLRIYEEDCQDLSRKIEELKPHVTVLDQPLVNVTRSLWEVMRTCTDEELSKFGAELNKMKSCFSKEAKILSHNEKETLYRKLLQSAEEQYRKLQSRMEKVDEWMKEVESSVAALESDSFWDEKEAGCSAGTAGGQNLQEELQRITAQEEELLRELSEMDAEDEHDLAEMEKLKITERDCLEILKKYDFTEWELMEWNDQQAVFHFLYDSVTLTVVFGPPIDDEFFAARPSRSIVSLDFESFLDEEQAPPSSCLVHKLIFQFIESRGCWQKKCPKLCYLPQALLDISLVVNRCKILGDELEFLQRWGAKFQLLETDIKDTEVKLLFSSSVAFAKFELSLALSHDYPSTVLPFRVQTHIGNIGEKEVAAVLSRVPVGHHYLQRAVSSIHQNLLQAPR, encoded by the exons ATGGCAGAGGTGATTAATGCGGCGTTTGTGGTCG CAAAAGCCTATCCTTCAGCAATGGACAAGATTTACACAGACCCTAACGTGGAAAT GGATAACACAGAGCACATCAGGAGGAAGCGACTGTCCTCC attttAAAGGCTCCACGAAATCCTCTGGATGATCTGGGAAATGGGAATGAAATGACAGAG GACATCCACACGGAGAGACGCAGGAGGAGCTCGCGCAGGGTCAGCTTCGCCAGCACCATCAA CTGCAGAGTCTTCCAGCGAGATCTTAAGAACAGCACATCAGAGACAGAAAATACAG agTGTTCAGCAAATGAGAAGGATGATACATTGACTAATCA GAATGAAGACCCTGAGGCTGTTCCATGTGAGATCACTG GGATGAACACTTTGCTTCATGCTCCCATCCAGGCCTTGGGGCAGCAGACTGAG TGGCATGATGTGGACCACGCTGCTCCAAGGACAGACAGGCAGGACACCACCCTCCTCTTCTCGGAGGAGAATGAGATGGAGATGACAGCCAGTCACACAGCCATGATCTCACGCAACCTCAGCACCCACCAGCCCGACAGAACCAAGAAAATAGACTTCACCTCCTTCCTGGCTAAGTTAAACTCCAGCCAGGGGAAGGCAGAAGCCAGCAAGGAGCTGAGTTTGCTCTCTGACTCCACAAACCATCCGGGGCCGTCTTTGGAGCAGAAGGAAGAAGCcactgctgtgaaaaaaatagATTTCAATGAATTTCTGCAGAGAGTGAAGTCAAACAATCCTGCTGAGAGACCTGACAAGGACAGTGTTGATTGTGTCCCTTCCCAAGGCTCAGGAGATGTGACACAACTGTCTGGGGAATTTGGCTGTTCCCATGAGCCACCGGACACCTGCAATGTGACAAGAGTGTTTAGAGGCAGAGAAGGTGGCATGGAGATGACAAAATGTGAAGCAGCTGATGTTAAAATTCCATTTCCTGGAGTCAGTGAGgttccagcagagcagtgggAGTGTGGGGATGTTACTGAAGCATTTGCAGACCAGGGCATGGATGTGACAACCAGTCACACTGCAAAAGTGTCCtttgccctctctgctgctgttgggaACCAAAGTCTCAGCTTCCAAAAGGATTTTCCACCTGAAGAGTCAGATAATTCTGTGTTCAGGAGAGCATCTAATCACAGCTTAAATGTTCAGCAGGACACCTGCAATGTGACAAGAGTGTTTAGAGGCAGAGAAGGTGGCATGGAGATGACAAAATGTGAAGCAGCTGATGTTAAAATTCCATTCCCTGGAGTCAGTGAGgttccagcagagcagtgggAGTGTGGAGATGTTACCAAGGCATTTGCAGATGAAGGCATGGATGTGACAACCAGTCACACTGCAAAAGTGTCCTTTGCCCTCTCCACTGCTGGGAGCCAAAGTCTCAATTTCCAAAAGGATTTCCCACCCAAAGAGTCAGATAATTCTGTGTTCAGGAGAGCATCTAATCACAGCTTAAATGTTCAGCAGGACACCTGCAATATGACAAGAGTGTTTAGAGGCAGAGAAGGTGGCATGGAAATGACAAAATGTGAGGCAGCTGATGTTAAAATTCCATTCCCTGGAGTCATTGAGgttccagcagagcagtgggAGTGTGGGGATGTTACTGAAGCATTTGCAGACCAGGGCATGGATGTGACAACCAGTCACACTGCAAAAGTGTCCTTTGCCCTCTCCGCTGTTGAGAACCAAAGTCTGAACTTCCAAAAGAATTTCCCACCTGAAGAGTCAGATAATTCTGTCTTCAGGAGAGCATCTAAACACAGCTTAAATGTTCAGCAGGACACCTGCAATGTGACAAGAGTGTTCCGAGGACAGGAAGGTGGGATGGAAATGACAAAATGTGAAGCAGCTGAGGTGAAAATTCCATTTCCTGGAGTCAGTGAGgttccagcagagcagtgggAGTGTGGGGATGTTACCAAGGCATTTGCAGATGAAGGCATGGATGTGACAACCAGTCACACTGCAAAAGTGTCCtttgccctctctgctgttggGAACCAAAGTCTCAGCTTCCAAAAGGATTTTCCACCTAAAGAGTCAGATAATTCTGTGTTCAGGAGAGCATCTAAACACAGCTTAAATGTTCAGCAGGACACCTGCAATGTGACAAGAGTGTTCCGAGGACAGGAAGGTGGGATGGAAATGACAAAATGTGAAGCAGCTGATGTGAAAATTCCATTCCCTGGAGTCAGTGAGgttccagcagagcagtgggAGTGTGGGGATGTTACCAAGGCATTTGCAGATGAAGGCATGGATGTGACAACCAGTCACACTGCAAAAGTGTCCtttgccctctctgctgttggGAACCAAAGTCTCAATTTCCAAAAGGATTTCCCACCCAAAGAGTCAGATAATTCTGTGTTCAGGAGAGCATCCAATCACAGCTTAAATGTTCAGCAGGACACCTGCAATGTGACAAGAGTGTTTAGAGGACAGGAAGGTGGCATGGAAATGACAAAATGTGAAGCAGCTGGTGTGAAAATTCCATTCCCTGGAGTCAGTGAGgttccagcagagcagtgggAGTGTGGGGATGTTACCAAGGCGTTTGCAGATGAAGGCATGGATGTGACAACCAGTCACACTGCAAAAGTGTCCTTTGCCCTCTCCACTGTTGAGAACCAAAGTCTGAACTTCCAAAAGAATTTCCCACCTGAAGAGTCAGATAATTCTGTGTTCAGGAGAGCATCCAATCACAGCTTAAATGTTCAGCAGGACCCTCAGCTTTGTGCAGACAGGAGAAGAGCAGGTGCTGAAGGCAGAGGAGCCCCCCCTGTGCGGCGAGCTGGGAAGCAGAAGGCCGGGGCATTGTCTGCCATCTCAGTTTCGTCTGAGACCATCTTCAGAGGGGACAAATCCGTTGTGTTTTCCAAGTGTGATGACATGGAAATGACTGGGAATTACACAGACATCATCTATGAGGCCAGCAGCACAGAACAGAGCAGTTCATGCCATAAGACCTGTGAAAAGCCAGTGAGTACCAACCctctgctggcagggagcaggtccCTGGCATGTGGTGACATCCCCAAGGGTCTGGCACCTGGAGGTAATCCTGCTGCTGGAACCTATAAAAACAGTGCACTTGAACTGCCTTCAGCCCCAGGTGGACACATGGAAAATGTGTCTCAAGCTTgtggtcctgctgcagccagctctggatTTGGCTCACATTTTGTGGCTAGTGGTGTTCTGAAGAGCAGGTTTGATCCCTCTGCAAAACCCCAGCTTGTTTTTGCAGGTGAGAAGACTGTAATATTCACAGGAGAAGACATGGACTTGGCCAAAAGCTGTGTTAAGGATGGTGGAGAGAATGTTGACCATGAAAATCCCACTGCACTGTTCACCTCTGCCACGTGCAAACCTCATTTCCTGGGTAACAGATCCACACCTCCCAATGTAACTGAGCaggaagaaatggaaataaCAAGATGCCACACTGTTTTCTTTGATGGTCAAAGCAGTGGGATAACAGCAGAGTCAAAACAAATGCCCTGTAAAATCATTCCAAGAAAGAACCAGAACAAAAATGTCACTGAGGGTGACATATCTGCATATTCTGTAGAGATGGACAAGGAAAATGTTGAAGTGAAGAGTATTGATAGGAACATTAAAAAGAGCCAGGCTATGGAGAGGAATGCTCAAGATCTTCAGATGATAATGGTTGACAAGAAGCTTGGAAAAACCAACTTCCAGGCAAGTGCTCTGAGTTCCTGTGCCAAGAGCATGTGTCTGTTGCAAGAGCAAAACAGAGGAGTCCCTGAGAGTGTTGTCACTAACCCCAGTGCATCCCTGTCCTTGCAAAGCCAAAAAGTTGTATCACAGCCTCTGGAAGAAAACTCTCCAAGCCTCTCAGGTTTCTGCACAAATGACACAACAGGGATGTTTTTAGGTGATCAAAGCATGGACATAACCAAagctcatcctgctgccttTGAGATTGCTCCTATTAACACAGAACAAGAATCCAGTAATTCTAATCAAAACCCTGCATTATCCAAGCAGCTGCAAAACCAGCCCTTCCCATTTTCCAGTCGTCATGGTGTGGAGATCGTGAGTCAAACTGCAGCAATGGAATGTGGGGACTTGAAAATGAGCACCAGTAAGCAAATTGTTACTGCTTTGGCTCCAAGTGGTTCATTTACTTTCAGTAACAATCCTGCTCCCTCTGGAATGAGAGGAAATGAACAATCTGGGACAGTAATAGGAAGAAATGCAGATGGCCAAAACTCAGAGAGGCAAGAGAAACTCCAGCCTGTGAGGGCCGTAAGCAAAGAATTTCCAACCCAAGGAGATTCTGACAGACATTTTTCCATGGGTAAAACAGGTTCTTCAAGAGAGGATTTAAAAACTCCTCCCTCAGCTCGTGGGCTGCTCCAGAGGGGTGCAGAAGAACCAGTGTGGGCCAGGACATCTGAGGCACCCAAGGAAAGTTCCCAGTTGtctttctttggagaaaagtcTGTTGTGTTTCCCCACGGTGAAAACATGGACACGATTggcaggtgtctggtgatggttCCAGATTACAGCATCAGCGTTGTTTTGTcacaaaacaaagcagcacCTGGATGCTTTGGTCAAGGTGGAAATGAAACAATGTCCTTGGAAAAAGGGGCCACGACGACAGCGCCGGCAGAGCGGGGCGGGCAGGAGGCTGCCTGTGGCAGAACCATCACTTTTGCTCCTGCTGAGGATATGGAGATCACCACAACTCACACAGCATGGCACAGACAGCCCGCCCCAGCCATCCCTGCTGACAAAACCATCGTGTTTGCCCACGACCAGGAGGACATGGACATCACTGCATCCCACACCGTTGCTGTCAGTAGGAACGTCTGTGGGTTTGAGGCCCAGCAGGTGCCCCACACAAACACCCAGCAGCCGCCACAGCACACGCACAGTGGGTTGGTGCCCTGCAGAGGTGAAATGGATTCCTCACAAAATGCCACAGAACCTGAGGATAAGCCCAGCATTCCCTTTTCTGCCTCATCAGATTCAGCATTTCCTAGTGAGAAAGGAGCTACCCAGGTCCCCAGTGGCACAACACCACATTCCATTTATTCTGTCTCCCTTCAAGAAAGTACTGTGGATGCAGGGGCACCACGGGATCATGGCCTTCCCACAGATAATTCTGAGCAGGATCTCACACCACCAGAAAAACTGCAATCAAAGGGAGTAACTTCTGAGTTCCCAAGTAAGGGCCCTGTGGATCACAGGGAAGAAAGTGGCAGTTTGGGATCTTGTGTTGCCTTTCCCGTGCAGGGATCAGATCCTTGGAAGGGTCATCCAGATGCCCCAGGTACTCAGAGAAACCAGCTAGTGGAAGAGGATTCATCTCAGCCTGGAGATTCAGATTTGGCCTTGGCTGGAGCAAACCTCATTCCAGCTGCTGACAAGGAATCCAAGAAAAATGAGGAGCTGTCAGCTGAAGGGGAGGCGCCTCCAAAAGATTTCCAAATAAACTCTGAACAAAGCAGGCAGCCTTTGGTCAGTGACAGTTCAGGGGATCAGATGCAAACCACTCTTCCACCAGCAGCTTCAGGTATTATAGGTGTTTGTTCAAAACTGATGGGTCTGACAAGGAAATCTGTTTCTGTTTCCAAAACTGCTTCTTCTGACCAGTTGCCCAGTTCCTCAGCTCAGCCAGAGGATACCCTGAGCTTGGGAAAAAACACTGTCAGTGAGGCAAATAACTCCTTTGAGCCCAAAAAGCAGGAGAACACAGGTCTGGAATCTGGAGCTGATCACACAGGAATGGCACCAAAGGATAAATATCCAGGAATAAATATCCCTCTGGGTATATTCCAGCCTAAATTACCAAACAAGAGGAATCGTGTTTCCAGTGCACAGGACATAAATACAAAATCAGACAAAGCAGAAGCTCCAATTCCAGCAAACACCAGTGAAACCCCAGGTAACAAGTCCAGCAGGCAGAACTTCAGTCCTTTTCAGTTCATAGCAGAAGAATTTCTCCCTGTGTGCCTGGAGGAAATGGATTCCAATGAATCTGTCAGCTCCGAACTCATGGAAAACATTTGggatgataaaaataaaaaacaaatgcCCCACTCTGAAAAGGATCCATTTGAAGAGACAAAAACTTGCAGCAGGAAAAGAGCTTTAGGACAAACTGAGGAGGATCCTCAAAGCCCGAAGGTGGCCAAGAGGGATCAGCATGGGGATGCTGGGGCCTCTCAGGACTTGGAG GACCAGGCAGAAGTTGGTGAAGCTGGAGAACCTCCAAATCTCTCAGCTAAAAGCCCTGGGTGTCCTCaggccagcaccagcagctccctggatTCTGTGAAGGCTGACATAGAGTCAACAA tCCAACGCAGCAGCCAGGTGGAATCCCAGCTTCTCACGGACAGCATTTGTGAAGAAAATTTATGGGAG AAATTTCAGAGCGGTGCTATCACAGTTGGGGAGTTTTTTACTCTTCTTCAAGTCCATGTTGTGATTCAGAAGCCCCGGCACAGCCAGCTTCCAGCCAGT TGTGCAGTCAGTGCACCTCCCACTGCAGAAGATCTCATCTACAGCCAGTACATTCACAGGCCCAAGCTGAGGATTTACGAGGAGGATTGCCAGGACCTGTCTCGGAAAATAGAGGA GTTAAAACCACATGTGACTGTCCTGGATCAGCCCCTGGTGAACGTGACCAGGAGTTTGTGGGAAGTAATGAGAACCTGCACTGATGAAGAG CTGAGTAAGTTTGGAGCAGAACTGAACAAGATGAAATCCTGTTTCTCCAAGGAGGCTAAAATCTTGTCTCACAATGAGAAGGAGACATTGTACAGGAAACTGCTGCAGAGTGCTGAG GAGCAATACAGAAAGCTGCAATCCAGAATGGAAAAGGTGGATGAATGGATGAAGGAGGTAGAGAGCTCCGTGGCTGCTCTGGAATCAG ATTCTTTTTGGGATGAAAAGGAagctggctgcagtgctggaacAGCAGGAGGGCAGAACTTGCAGGAAG AATTGCAAAGGATCACAGCCCAAGAAGAGGAACTTCTGAG AGAGCTGTCAGAGATGGATGCTGAGGATGAGCATGATCTGGCTGAGATGGAGAAGCTCAAGATCACTGAAAGGGACTGCCTGGAAATCCTAAAGAAATATGA TTTCACTGAGTGGGAGTTGATGGAATGGAATGACCAGCAAGctgtctttcattttctttatgattctgtgacacTCACAGTTGTGTTTGGACCCCCAATAG ATGATGAGTTTTTCGCTGCACGTCCTTCCAGAAGCATTGTTAGCCTGGACTTTGAATCTTTCCTGGATG AGGAACAAGCTCCACCCTCCTCCTGTTTAGTCCACAAACTCATCTTCCAGTTCATTGAAAGTCGGGGATGCTGGCAGAAAAAGTGTCCCAAACTGTGCTACTTGCCCCAG GCTCTCTTGGACATCTCCTTGGTGGTGAATCGCTGCAAAATCTTGGGAGATGAGTTGGAATTTCTGCAGAGGTGGGGTGCAaaattccagctcctggagacAGACATCAAAGACACAGA GGTGAAGCTTCTGTTCTCCTCTTCGGTGGCTTTTGCAAAGTTTGAGTTGAGCCTGGCTCTCTCTCATGATTACCCATCCACTGTTCTTCCCTTCAGGGTGCAGACCCACATTGGGAATATCgg GGAGAAGGAAGTTGCTGCTGTTCTCTCCAGAGTTCCAGTTGGTCACCACTACCTGCAGAGAGCAGTCAGCTCGATCCATCAGAATCTGCTCCAGGCTCCCAGATAA